A window from Cryptomeria japonica chromosome 1, Sugi_1.0, whole genome shotgun sequence encodes these proteins:
- the LOC131063053 gene encoding ethylene-responsive transcription factor ERN1: MSTLTAHSYSLRSVSSSSEENCEDFDTVNPGFESPADPVQTGGGFEARIKRRKKFVGVRQRPSGRWVAEIKDTTHKIRMWLGTFETAEEAARAYDEAACLLRGSNTRTNFAANVPKSNSALASRVRRLLSLRKDSGSSKPKINGDENQSLSDSSGSVSPSSDEEIHGQAEDLKPNLMSELCSVNSNTPVESLDQSGSFDEENFLEGGNGSTSFMEFLWPNCDLGSCDVTNEIFFPAMEENLLCRSQRCVDEGESGISEQSVEFDRLKIERRISAGLYAYNGIQDYFLQKSGFDSFSYLSNYGAWNRKGSSGSLGSESLSNQGAPDALWDLPPLCRT; the protein is encoded by the coding sequence ATGTCGACGCTCACAGCCCATTCCTATTCTCTCAGATCCGTGTCTTCAAGTTCTGAAGAAAACTGTGAAGATTTTGATACAGTCAACCCCGGGTTCGAATCCCCGGCCGACCCAGTTCAAACAGGGGGTGGATTCGAAGCGAGgatcaaaagaagaaagaaatttgTGGGAGTGAGGCAGAGGCCTTCTGGAAGATGGGTCGCTGAGATCAAAGACACGACCCACAAGATCAGAATGTGGCTGGGCACTTTTGAGACTGCAGAAGAAGCCGCAAGGGCATATGATGAGGCTGCATGTCTGCTCAGGGGATCGAATACCAGAACCAATTTTGCAGCCAATGTTCCTAAATCTAATTCTGCTCTGGCTTCCAGAGTAAGAAGATTACTTAGCTTGAGGAAGGATTCTGGTTCTTCCAAGCCCAAAATCAATGGCGATGAGAACCAGTCGCTTTCGGATTCCAGTGGCTCTGTTTCTCCGTCAAGTGATGAAGAAATCCATGGCCAAGCTGAGGACTTGAAACCCAATTTGATGTCTGAACTTTGCTCTGTTAATAGTAATACCCCTGTTGAGAGTTTGGATCAAAGTGGGAGCTTtgatgaagagaattttttggaagGGGGAAATGGGTCGACGAGTTTCATGGAATTCCTGTGGCCCAATTGCGATTTGGGTTCCTGTGATGTGACTAATGAGATTTTTTTCCCCGCCATGGAAGAGAATCTTCTGTGTCGAAGTCAGAGATGCGTTGATGAAGGAGAATCGGGAATTTCTGAGCAGTCGGTTGAGTTTGATCGATTGAAGATTGAGAGGCGAATTTCTGCTGGTTTGTATGCTTATAATGGGATTCAGGACTACTTTTTGCAGAAATCTGGGTTTGATTCCTTCAGTTATCTGTCCAATTATGGGGCCTGGAATAGAAAAGGTAGTTCTGGTTCATTGGGTAGTGAGAGTTTGAGTAATCAAGGAGCCCCTGATGCTCTCTGGGATCTTCCTCCTCTTTGCAGGACATGA